One window of Triticum dicoccoides isolate Atlit2015 ecotype Zavitan chromosome 5A, WEW_v2.0, whole genome shotgun sequence genomic DNA carries:
- the LOC119297976 gene encoding uncharacterized protein LOC119297976 isoform X2 has protein sequence MTADERDRWQPTSTTGALAMPSHLCTLSASTTARISPPISAPCSPPTHPVAVHRATSPPLAEGGGLGLKLEEDSTCICRWVAAGGYFFGLYSTEYVNEWMVSEDFQLEGLTFYTHECTWCIGEPILPSCSGPPRSPQSAMWIGRRCPEQGTSQTTPQPSARVNGSLPHSSVSLMMLPGRGSPTTAQTTTGAASLPHHGVHRRLLRPFKYAARGGSQLQGPRNPTPAMLRRGRFRPHTSDFIFDTSPTYL, from the exons ATGACTGCAGACGAGCGAGATCGATGGCAACCGACGTCAACCACCGGTGCACTCGCCATGCCCAGTCACCTTTGTACTCTCTCGGCTTCGACGACAGCTCGG ATTTCACCTCCGATCAGTGCTCCATGCTCCCCACCGACGCACCCCGTCGCCGTCCACCGAGCCACCTCGCCACCACTTGCAGAAGGAGGAGGCCTCGGCCTGAAGCTAGAGGAGGACTCGACCTGCATCTGCAGATGGGTGGCGGCGGGAGGTTACTTCTTTGGGCTATATTCGACAG AGTACGTCAATGAATGGATGGTTTCTGAAGATTTCCAACTTGAAGGGCTCACCTTTTATACACATGAATGCACG TGGTGTATCGGAGAGCCCATCCTACCTTCTTGCAGTGGTCCACCCCGGTCACCACAATCGGCGATGTGGATCGGCCGCCGCTGTCCCGAGCAGGGGACCTCACAAACCACGCCCCAACCGTCCGCGCGCGTCAATGGGTCGCTGCCCCATTCCTCCGTCTCCCTGATGATGCTACCAGGCAGAGGCTCCCCCACCACCGCGCAGACTACTACCGGTGCAGCTTCACTGCCGCACCATGGCGTTCATCGACGCCTCCTCCGGCCATTCAAGTACGCGGCCCGTGGAGGTTCACAACTACAGGGCCCCCGGAATCCTACTCCTGCCATGCTCAGACGAGGAAGGTTTCGGCCTCATACTTCTGATTTCatatttgatacatctccaacgtatctataa
- the LOC119297976 gene encoding uncharacterized protein LOC119297976 isoform X1 — MTADERDRWQPTSTTGALAMPSHLCTLSASTTARISPPISAPCSPPTHPVAVHRATSPPLAEGGGLGLKLEEDSTCICRWVAAGGYFFGLYSTEYVNEWMVSEDFQLEGLTFYTHECTVHTPRFIMLWMLVLPNLWITLVYRRAHPTFLQWSTPVTTIGDVDRPPLSRAGDLTNHAPTVRARQWVAAPFLRLPDDATRQRLPHHRADYYRCSFTAAPWRSSTPPPAIQVRGPWRFTTTGPPESYSCHAQTRKVSASYF, encoded by the exons ATGACTGCAGACGAGCGAGATCGATGGCAACCGACGTCAACCACCGGTGCACTCGCCATGCCCAGTCACCTTTGTACTCTCTCGGCTTCGACGACAGCTCGG ATTTCACCTCCGATCAGTGCTCCATGCTCCCCACCGACGCACCCCGTCGCCGTCCACCGAGCCACCTCGCCACCACTTGCAGAAGGAGGAGGCCTCGGCCTGAAGCTAGAGGAGGACTCGACCTGCATCTGCAGATGGGTGGCGGCGGGAGGTTACTTCTTTGGGCTATATTCGACAG AGTACGTCAATGAATGGATGGTTTCTGAAGATTTCCAACTTGAAGGGCTCACCTTTTATACACATGAATGCACGGTGCATACGCCACGCTTCATTATGCTATGGATGCTTGTCTTACCCAACCTCTGGATAACAT TGGTGTATCGGAGAGCCCATCCTACCTTCTTGCAGTGGTCCACCCCGGTCACCACAATCGGCGATGTGGATCGGCCGCCGCTGTCCCGAGCAGGGGACCTCACAAACCACGCCCCAACCGTCCGCGCGCGTCAATGGGTCGCTGCCCCATTCCTCCGTCTCCCTGATGATGCTACCAGGCAGAGGCTCCCCCACCACCGCGCAGACTACTACCGGTGCAGCTTCACTGCCGCACCATGGCGTTCATCGACGCCTCCTCCGGCCATTCAAGTACGCGGCCCGTGGAGGTTCACAACTACAGGGCCCCCGGAATCCTACTCCTGCCATGCTCAGACGAGGAAGGTTTCGGCCTCATACTTCTGA